One part of the Hydrogenobacter sp. T-2 genome encodes these proteins:
- the nifB gene encoding nitrogenase cofactor biosynthesis protein NifB: MGCSSKGCGTSIDGLSYLPENIREKVENHPCYSQEAHHFYARMHVAVAPACNIQCNYCNRKYDCANESRPGVVSELLTPEEAVKKVLAVAMEIPQMTVVGIAGPGDPLANPDRTFRTFELIKEKAPDIKLCLSTNGLRLTDFVDRIKDLGIDHVTITINAVTPETASKIYSWIFYNHKRYKGIEAARIILEKQYEGLQACVERGILVKVNTVFAPEINGEELEELSKKVRRMGAFLHNIMPYVEGEGTVYQKLGVRPPTPQELKEVQEKCEPHMSLMRHCRQCRADAVGLLGEDRGQEFTKDKIIHLQVNYSAEYRKSIHEEIEKERAKLKKARELMALPLEEEGKKVLVAVASKGNMLVNEHFGTAHEFLIYEVSSQGIKFIHHRKVTPYCHGSIACLEGGDILEDTISKLSDCEAIIAAKIGFEPRDLLEQKGIKCVEEFAYLPIPEALTKYYEKYVLEKVKTEG; encoded by the coding sequence ACTTTCTTATCTGCCAGAGAATATAAGGGAGAAGGTGGAAAACCACCCCTGCTATTCTCAAGAAGCACACCACTTTTATGCGAGGATGCACGTTGCGGTTGCTCCAGCCTGCAATATACAGTGCAATTACTGCAACAGAAAATACGACTGTGCCAACGAATCAAGACCGGGTGTGGTGAGCGAGCTGCTAACACCGGAGGAGGCAGTCAAGAAGGTGCTCGCAGTTGCCATGGAAATACCCCAGATGACAGTGGTGGGTATTGCAGGACCAGGAGACCCTTTGGCAAATCCAGACAGGACATTTAGAACCTTTGAGCTCATCAAGGAAAAGGCTCCTGACATAAAACTGTGTCTTTCCACCAACGGGCTTAGGCTCACAGATTTTGTAGATAGGATTAAGGATTTAGGCATAGACCACGTAACAATAACCATAAACGCAGTGACACCTGAAACCGCATCCAAGATTTACTCTTGGATCTTTTATAACCACAAAAGGTATAAAGGCATAGAAGCCGCGAGAATAATCCTTGAGAAGCAGTATGAAGGACTTCAGGCTTGTGTAGAAAGGGGTATTTTAGTAAAGGTAAACACAGTCTTTGCACCAGAGATAAACGGAGAAGAGCTGGAAGAGTTGTCCAAAAAAGTCAGAAGAATGGGAGCCTTCCTACACAATATAATGCCTTACGTAGAAGGCGAGGGCACAGTATATCAAAAGCTCGGCGTAAGACCACCCACACCCCAAGAGCTCAAAGAAGTTCAAGAAAAGTGTGAACCGCACATGTCTTTGATGAGACACTGCAGGCAGTGCAGGGCAGATGCGGTAGGTCTTCTTGGAGAGGACAGAGGACAGGAGTTCACCAAGGACAAGATAATACACCTTCAGGTCAACTACAGTGCGGAATACAGAAAGAGCATCCACGAAGAGATAGAAAAGGAAAGGGCTAAACTTAAAAAGGCAAGGGAGCTTATGGCTTTACCCTTAGAAGAGGAAGGTAAAAAGGTTCTTGTGGCGGTGGCAAGTAAGGGAAACATGTTGGTAAACGAACATTTCGGCACAGCCCACGAGTTTCTCATATACGAGGTTTCTTCCCAAGGCATCAAGTTTATACACCACAGGAAAGTAACACCCTACTGTCACGGTTCTATAGCCTGTCTTGAAGGGGGAGATATCCTCGAAGATACCATATCAAAGCTATCAGACTGTGAGGCTATCATAGCTGCAAAGATAGGCTTTGAGCCCAGAGACCTTCTTGAACAAAAGGGTATAAAATGTGTTGAAGAGTTCGCTTACCTCCCAATACCAGAGGCACTTACCAAGTATTACGAAAAGTATGTGTTGGAGAAAGTAAAGACGGAGGGTTGA
- a CDS encoding 4Fe-4S dicluster domain-containing protein: MAMYIRQENCISCYACEQECPTGAISHDEEGIFTIDPYVCVECNGFYEEAQCLAICPIEGCIVKLEVATYGCA, translated from the coding sequence ATGGCTATGTATATAAGGCAGGAGAATTGCATATCTTGTTATGCCTGTGAGCAGGAGTGTCCCACGGGTGCCATAAGCCACGATGAAGAAGGCATATTTACTATAGACCCATATGTATGCGTTGAGTGTAATGGTTTTTACGAAGAAGCCCAATGTCTTGCCATATGTCCAATAGAGGGATGTATAGTAAAGTTGGAGGTGGCTACATATGGATGTGCTTAA
- the nifW gene encoding nitrogenase-stabilizing/protective protein NifW encodes MDVLKDLQNLKDAEDFFHYFGVEYDENILKPYRLHILKKFNLYMQEVLNKGTETDLFPLLKECLIRAYQDFLHSTPIQERLFKVHKDALSSRLVNLEVKGKNYGKQV; translated from the coding sequence ATGGATGTGCTTAAGGACCTCCAGAACCTCAAAGATGCGGAAGACTTTTTTCACTACTTTGGTGTGGAATATGACGAAAACATTCTCAAACCCTACAGATTGCATATACTGAAAAAGTTCAATCTTTACATGCAGGAGGTTCTTAACAAGGGGACGGAGACAGACCTTTTTCCACTATTAAAGGAGTGCTTAATAAGGGCATATCAGGACTTTCTCCATTCTACACCTATCCAAGAGCGTCTGTTCAAAGTTCACAAAGATGCACTAAGCTCAAGGCTTGTGAATCTGGAAGTAAAGGGGAAAAATTATGGAAAGCAAGTTTAA
- a CDS encoding nitrogen fixation protein NifZ, producing the protein MESKFNVGDTVRTRKKIKNDGTFPGLPWDAHLVDIGEIGVVLDTGTFLLTKTVYTVYFPRLDIFVGCLEHELEAVDEEASPIQRNSNGA; encoded by the coding sequence ATGGAAAGCAAGTTTAATGTGGGAGATACGGTCAGGACACGCAAGAAAATAAAGAACGATGGCACTTTTCCAGGTCTGCCCTGGGATGCCCATCTGGTAGACATAGGAGAGATAGGTGTTGTGCTGGATACTGGAACCTTTCTGCTAACAAAGACGGTGTATACCGTCTATTTTCCAAGGCTGGATATATTTGTGGGATGTCTTGAGCATGAACTGGAGGCGGTAGATGAAGAGGCAAGCCCTATTCAGAGGAATAGTAACGGAGCTTGA
- a CDS encoding AbrB/MazE/SpoVT family DNA-binding domain-containing protein, giving the protein MKRQALFRGIVTELDKGEFFSDVAVKFKNIEVRMVVPRSTIDEYGIKVGDKVYVMIENQNVFLFKR; this is encoded by the coding sequence ATGAAGAGGCAAGCCCTATTCAGAGGAATAGTAACGGAGCTTGACAAAGGAGAGTTCTTTTCAGATGTGGCTGTAAAGTTTAAAAACATAGAAGTTAGGATGGTAGTGCCAAGAAGCACTATAGATGAGTATGGTATAAAGGTAGGCGATAAGGTATACGTTATGATAGAAAACCAGAATGTATTCCTTTTCAAGAGATAA
- a CDS encoding homocitrate synthase/isopropylmalate synthase family protein has protein sequence MRVFITDTTLREGVQSKELELSYEEKRCLFYLIASAGVEEIEVGVPAHSEEERAFIKELVKGRFGDRVIVWNRANPKDLELSIQCGVKRVEIAFPISDIMLREKLKKDRHYILELAKDLIPYCKSIGLYTSVGLEDASRAEEIFLYDFVLHVKSLGADRVRLSDTVGVLNPIQTQRLVKNISSMIDVEVHLHNDFGMATANAVVASLSGARFINTSLLGLGERCGITPTEEVVFYLDIIQGIETGVDLKKIYQAIEYLIENKGLRVHPNKPIVGRNAFVNKSSIHIDGLLKSNRTYLPFNPEIIGRKMSFAFGKYSKKS, from the coding sequence ATGAGGGTTTTTATTACAGATACGACCCTGCGAGAAGGTGTCCAGTCAAAGGAGCTGGAGCTTTCCTATGAAGAAAAAAGGTGCCTTTTCTACCTTATAGCCTCTGCGGGTGTGGAAGAGATAGAGGTGGGTGTTCCAGCTCACAGCGAGGAAGAGAGGGCATTCATAAAAGAATTGGTTAAAGGGAGGTTCGGTGATAGGGTTATAGTTTGGAACAGAGCAAACCCTAAGGACTTGGAGCTATCTATCCAGTGTGGTGTAAAAAGGGTGGAAATAGCTTTTCCAATTTCAGACATTATGTTAAGGGAGAAACTGAAAAAGGATAGACATTACATTCTTGAGCTTGCAAAGGACCTTATTCCTTACTGCAAGTCTATTGGGCTTTATACTTCAGTTGGGCTTGAAGATGCGTCAAGGGCTGAGGAGATTTTTTTATATGACTTTGTTCTGCATGTAAAAAGCTTAGGGGCGGACAGAGTAAGGCTTTCGGATACGGTGGGAGTTTTAAACCCAATACAAACCCAGAGGCTTGTGAAAAATATATCCTCCATGATTGACGTAGAGGTTCATCTTCACAACGACTTTGGCATGGCAACTGCAAACGCAGTGGTAGCATCCTTAAGTGGTGCAAGGTTCATAAACACCTCACTTCTCGGACTTGGGGAGAGATGCGGGATAACGCCAACAGAGGAGGTTGTTTTTTACCTTGATATCATACAGGGGATTGAGACGGGAGTTGACCTAAAGAAGATATACCAAGCCATAGAGTATCTTATAGAAAATAAGGGTCTAAGGGTGCATCCCAACAAGCCTATAGTAGGAAGAAATGCCTTCGTAAACAAATCAAGCATTCACATAGATGGACTTTTAAAATCCAATAGGACTTATCTACCCTTCAATCCAGAGATTATTGGAAGAAAAATGAGCTTTGCCTTTGGAAAGTATTCAAAGAAGAGCTAA
- a CDS encoding cysteine desulfurase family protein, whose translation MLLLDPTSSQPLDGAFRQELLSIFFINPTGINSLSTRSKEMLVRSRGVLASFLGCSNLEVIYTSSSTESNNLAIKGYVYGKKGSILTTNFEHISITHPLKGLERQGFEVVYIQTDEKGWVDPQAVAEQVREDTLMVTMGAVCRETSTLRDIKGIVSAVKEVNPNVVCHFDMWGLYYPSISMEELNMASFDGPSLMAPQGVGFLYVKKGIRLKPLIEGGIQERGVRAGEENLFGIYLLSQSVRFLMEKRDEIKKSFEMYDGLVLENLPLPPAFKEGCKAPALFSFGLQGVELEMVISLLERGGFYLNTSTPCMANRRRCGFDHLLSFRLPPLVPIDELERFLYTLRNTLHSIGALT comes from the coding sequence ATGCTACTTCTTGACCCTACCTCTTCTCAACCCCTTGATGGAGCCTTTAGGCAAGAACTTTTATCCATTTTTTTCATAAATCCAACTGGTATAAACAGCTTGTCAACAAGGTCAAAGGAGATGCTGGTAAGGTCAAGGGGTGTTTTGGCGAGCTTTTTGGGATGCTCTAACCTTGAGGTTATATACACCTCAAGCTCTACAGAGAGCAACAATTTAGCCATCAAAGGCTATGTATACGGTAAAAAGGGCAGTATACTCACCACAAACTTTGAACATATATCTATCACCCATCCTCTAAAAGGGCTTGAAAGGCAGGGCTTTGAGGTGGTATACATACAAACTGACGAAAAGGGATGGGTAGACCCTCAGGCTGTTGCAGAGCAGGTTAGAGAAGATACTCTAATGGTTACAATGGGTGCTGTCTGCAGAGAAACTTCCACCCTTAGGGATATTAAGGGTATAGTCTCTGCGGTCAAGGAGGTCAATCCCAATGTGGTATGTCACTTTGATATGTGGGGTCTTTACTATCCCAGCATAAGCATGGAGGAGCTGAATATGGCGAGTTTTGATGGACCTTCTTTGATGGCTCCTCAAGGGGTGGGTTTTCTATATGTTAAAAAGGGCATTAGACTAAAGCCTCTTATTGAAGGGGGTATTCAGGAAAGGGGGGTAAGGGCAGGTGAGGAAAATCTATTTGGTATATACCTTTTGTCCCAATCTGTGAGGTTTTTAATGGAAAAAAGAGATGAAATAAAAAAGAGCTTTGAAATGTATGATGGGCTTGTCTTGGAAAACCTGCCTCTGCCACCAGCTTTCAAGGAGGGCTGTAAGGCTCCAGCCCTCTTTTCTTTTGGCTTACAAGGTGTAGAACTGGAGATGGTCATATCTCTCTTAGAAAGAGGGGGTTTCTATCTAAATACTTCCACTCCATGTATGGCAAACAGAAGAAGGTGTGGTTTTGACCACCTTCTTAGCTTTAGGCTACCACCTTTAGTCCCCATTGATGAATTAGAGAGGTTTTTGTATACATTAAGAAACACACTCCACAGTATAGGAGCCTTAACATGA